One region of Leptospira bandrabouensis genomic DNA includes:
- a CDS encoding OmpA family protein — protein sequence MQKMKWKYSYIYSGVLLFFLVTSLYAEGFDRGSLVFYGFGSYGLGNHSGSMEKSVESTNQPNFLMLNSPFVETSYRVGNYIAYTEFVKNRTELSSHGGELGFEYGLFRYFGIGLSYSNQTITSSYFRAIEERNIILLSYMGTNVSTQLEKLNLGDTYDLAVQKRRTVFSGNSGNLNLFFHFLPNNAVDPYIRVGGGIGYEQLYGGNLNRIFGAIGIRYHFDSLFFFSTEVEHSNVYIVKYEPPSSGHRNKGNYEETFFKLGLGVHFSLLDNNVPSNDLESQKTTVIDSVGSEIPYQSKEQVTETRLERFVFLASEIFDLPSSRIHLEGRARLDAIARSLENEYKEFDVLIITYTTPFKEDLPGNYENYDLGFERSQAISRILRDKGVNAKRIIDSTQGSAMYNVDSKEKVVIELRKKSGK from the coding sequence ATGCAGAAAATGAAGTGGAAATATTCTTATATTTATAGCGGAGTTTTGTTGTTTTTTTTGGTGACTTCCTTATATGCTGAAGGTTTTGATCGGGGAAGTTTGGTGTTTTATGGTTTTGGTTCTTATGGTCTTGGAAACCATTCAGGGAGTATGGAAAAATCTGTAGAGTCCACAAACCAGCCAAATTTTCTCATGTTGAACTCACCTTTTGTTGAAACTAGCTACAGAGTTGGAAATTATATAGCATATACAGAGTTTGTAAAAAATCGCACAGAACTTTCCAGCCACGGGGGAGAATTAGGTTTTGAATATGGTTTATTTAGATACTTTGGAATAGGACTATCTTATTCTAACCAAACGATTACTTCTTCCTATTTTCGCGCTATAGAAGAAAGAAATATAATTTTACTTTCTTATATGGGAACCAACGTAAGTACCCAACTAGAAAAGTTGAATTTAGGTGACACGTATGACCTTGCCGTTCAAAAAAGAAGAACTGTTTTCAGTGGTAATTCAGGGAACCTAAATCTTTTTTTCCATTTTTTACCAAACAATGCAGTTGATCCCTACATTCGAGTCGGTGGTGGTATTGGCTATGAACAGCTGTATGGTGGAAATCTAAATAGAATTTTTGGTGCCATTGGTATAAGATATCATTTTGATTCCCTATTTTTCTTTAGTACGGAAGTAGAACATTCGAATGTTTATATCGTAAAGTATGAACCTCCCAGTTCGGGACATAGAAACAAAGGAAACTACGAAGAAACTTTTTTTAAATTAGGTTTAGGAGTTCATTTTTCCCTGCTTGATAATAATGTCCCGAGTAATGATTTAGAAAGTCAAAAAACAACGGTGATTGATTCAGTAGGTTCTGAAATTCCATACCAAAGTAAAGAACAGGTAACGGAAACTCGATTAGAACGTTTTGTATTTCTAGCGAGTGAAATATTTGATCTTCCTTCCAGTCGAATCCATTTGGAAGGGAGAGCAAGATTGGATGCGATTGCGCGTAGTTTAGAAAATGAATATAAAGAATTTGATGTATTAATCATCACATACACAACTCCATTTAAAGAAGATCTTCCTGGAAATTATGAAAACTATGACCTTGGGTTCGAACGTTCGCAGGCGATTTCACGGATACTTCGTGATAAAGGGGTAAATGCAAAGAGAATTATTGATTCCACACAAGGATCGGCAATGTATAACGTCGATTCCAAGGAAAAAGTGGTGATAGAGCTTCGAAAAAAATCAGGTAAATAA
- a CDS encoding malate:quinone oxidoreductase, producing MKEKDTVRTKSDVILIGAGIMSATLGVLLKELAPHLTITVLERLDAAARESSNAWNNAGTGHSAFCELNYTIENEDGSIHTKKALQIAEWFEISKEFWGYLAGTKRILDADEFIHSVPHYSFVWGEENVSFLRKRYEALKKYELFKELIYSEDRNTITEWLPLVMKGRNHSEPLAATKMDLGTDVNFGTLTRAMFRYLESFPDVHVHYFEDVKDLERAENGYWHLTSHHIQTHEKEHHEAKFVFIGAGGGSLPLLEKSDIPEASGFGGFPVSGQWLRCRNREVIQQHFAKVYGKADVGSPPMSVPHLDTRIIEGKKELLFGPYAGFTTKFLKKGSYLDLVKSLEFDNIFPMLSAGMHNLPLTKYLIGQAMQSHEDRIAALREYFPEVKSEDWELVVAGQRVQVIKKDDEEGGVLEFGTEVVSAKDGSLAALLGASPGASTSVSIMLEVLADCFPKEMSSNEWKSKLKEMIPSFGESMKDNPEVCRKSRLNTAKLLDLSHKTNINV from the coding sequence ATGAAAGAAAAAGATACAGTTAGAACAAAGTCCGATGTCATATTAATAGGTGCCGGTATCATGAGTGCCACCTTAGGTGTTCTTTTAAAAGAACTGGCACCCCACCTAACAATCACCGTATTAGAGAGGTTGGATGCTGCCGCACGAGAAAGTTCAAATGCCTGGAACAATGCGGGAACCGGACACTCTGCCTTTTGTGAACTCAATTATACAATTGAAAACGAAGATGGGTCCATTCATACAAAAAAGGCACTTCAAATTGCCGAATGGTTTGAAATTTCCAAAGAGTTTTGGGGATATTTGGCGGGCACCAAACGAATCTTGGATGCAGATGAATTCATTCACTCCGTTCCTCATTATAGTTTTGTATGGGGAGAAGAAAATGTTTCCTTTTTACGGAAACGTTATGAGGCTTTAAAAAAGTATGAACTGTTTAAAGAACTAATTTATTCAGAAGACAGAAATACAATTACGGAATGGTTGCCTCTTGTGATGAAAGGTAGAAACCATTCCGAACCACTGGCTGCAACCAAAATGGATTTAGGAACCGATGTCAACTTCGGAACTTTAACAAGGGCTATGTTTCGGTACTTAGAAAGTTTTCCGGATGTACACGTCCATTACTTCGAAGATGTTAAAGATTTGGAACGAGCAGAAAATGGATATTGGCACCTAACTTCGCATCATATTCAAACTCACGAGAAGGAACATCATGAAGCCAAGTTTGTTTTTATTGGAGCTGGAGGTGGGAGTCTTCCTCTTTTAGAAAAATCAGACATTCCAGAGGCATCTGGATTTGGTGGATTTCCTGTAAGTGGTCAATGGTTACGTTGTCGCAATCGTGAAGTCATCCAACAACATTTTGCAAAAGTATATGGAAAAGCAGATGTAGGTTCTCCGCCCATGTCTGTTCCACATTTAGATACAAGAATCATTGAAGGGAAAAAAGAATTATTATTTGGTCCTTATGCTGGTTTCACAACCAAGTTTTTAAAGAAAGGATCTTATTTAGATTTAGTAAAATCGTTAGAGTTTGATAACATATTTCCCATGTTATCTGCAGGAATGCACAACCTGCCTTTAACCAAATATTTGATTGGCCAAGCAATGCAGTCCCATGAAGACAGAATTGCAGCTCTCAGGGAATATTTCCCAGAAGTAAAATCAGAAGATTGGGAATTGGTTGTTGCGGGCCAGAGAGTACAAGTGATTAAAAAAGATGATGAAGAAGGTGGAGTATTAGAATTTGGAACCGAAGTTGTATCCGCAAAAGATGGGTCTTTGGCAGCTTTACTCGGTGCCAGTCCCGGTGCGTCCACTTCTGTTTCCATCATGTTAGAAGTATTAGCTGATTGTTTTCCAAAAGAAATGTCTTCAAATGAGTGGAAATCAAAACTAAAAGAAATGATTCCGAGTTTCGGGGAATCAATGAAAGACAATCCAGAAGTTTGCAGAAAAAGCCGATTGAATACTGCAAAACTTTTGGATTTATCTCACAAAACAAACATTAACGTTTAA
- a CDS encoding NAD(P)/FAD-dependent oxidoreductase, with amino-acid sequence MKPKVFILGAGYAGILAANRLEKQLKEAEIVLVSESSEFKERIRFHELASTGSEKKIKIKDLLRTKVNFLQAKITKIKPKENVIEIDGNPNSIAYDYLIITLGSSQIHQIQNVTNSIQSNEATSNFIKKYKQNEIQKLGIIGGGLTGIEMASEWKYFHPNTSVFLIDKNKFGSSFSEKGKNYLKTYLSKNNIHILDQTKILSTNENEITFEDQNKISFDCILNCSGFKSSPLLKEAGFSTNSKNQIYVDPFLRSLSFPNVFVAGDSAFLENSILRMGCVTALPMGAHIADQIANLIREKKLSPFLFQFFGRCVSLGRKEGLIQFTYGDDKPKEWIITGKWGAVIKELVNQFTIFSLKMEKYLPFRFYFWPKGNPIQKKEPVLTKTISIGT; translated from the coding sequence ATGAAACCAAAAGTATTCATCCTTGGGGCAGGATATGCAGGAATATTAGCCGCCAACCGTTTGGAAAAACAATTAAAAGAAGCAGAGATCGTCTTGGTTTCTGAATCTAGTGAATTTAAGGAAAGAATTCGATTCCATGAACTGGCAAGTACAGGATCTGAAAAAAAGATAAAAATCAAAGATCTCCTTAGAACAAAGGTTAATTTTTTACAGGCAAAAATTACAAAGATCAAACCGAAGGAAAATGTGATAGAAATTGATGGGAATCCAAATTCCATTGCTTATGACTATCTAATCATAACTTTGGGAAGTTCTCAAATTCACCAAATACAAAACGTAACGAATTCCATTCAATCCAACGAAGCAACTTCGAATTTTATAAAAAAATATAAACAAAATGAAATTCAAAAACTTGGAATTATTGGAGGTGGCCTTACGGGAATAGAAATGGCCTCGGAATGGAAGTATTTTCATCCAAACACATCAGTTTTCCTCATTGATAAAAACAAATTTGGTTCTTCCTTTTCAGAAAAGGGAAAAAACTATTTGAAAACTTACCTTTCGAAAAACAATATTCATATTTTAGATCAAACGAAAATTCTTTCGACTAACGAAAATGAAATCACTTTCGAAGATCAAAATAAAATTTCCTTTGATTGTATTCTTAACTGTAGCGGATTCAAATCTTCTCCTCTACTAAAGGAAGCTGGTTTTTCTACCAATTCAAAAAACCAAATTTACGTAGATCCATTTCTCAGATCACTTTCTTTTCCAAATGTTTTTGTTGCGGGAGATTCTGCCTTTTTAGAAAACTCAATTTTACGTATGGGTTGTGTTACCGCATTGCCGATGGGAGCCCATATTGCAGACCAAATTGCAAATTTGATCCGAGAAAAAAAACTATCACCATTTTTATTTCAATTTTTTGGACGTTGTGTTTCTCTTGGAAGAAAAGAAGGACTCATTCAATTTACGTATGGTGATGACAAACCCAAGGAATGGATCATCACAGGAAAATGGGGTGCAGTGATTAAAGAACTAGTAAATCAATTTACTATTTTTTCATTAAAGATGGAGAAATATCTTCCGTTCCGATTTTACTTTTGGCCCAAAGGAAATCCAATTCAAAAGAAAGAGCCTGTTTTAACTAAAACGATATCAATTGGGACATGA